The region TATCAATTAATTTATCTACAAAGAATAAGCGGCTTTCAAACATTTTTTGGTGGATTAAAACATCCCCTTTGGCTTGAGTAGCAACTACTAATACAATACTTAATAAATCGGGAGTAAATCCAGGCCATGGCGCATCAGCAATGGTTAGAATAGATCCATCAATATCGGTTTTAACTTCATATCCATCTTTATGAGCAGGAATATAAATATCATCGCCTTTTTGTTCTAATGTGATACCTAATTTTCTAAAAACATTTGGAATCTGACCTAAGTTTTCCCAACTCACGTCTTTAATCGTAATTTCACTTCTTGTCATGGCAGCTAGTCCAATCCAAGAACCAATTTCGATCATATCTGGTAAAATTCTATGCTCACATCCACCTAATGAATCCACTCCTTCAATCGTTAATAAGTTAGATCCAATACCTGTGATTTTCGCACCCATTGAATTCAACATTTTACACAATTGTTGTAAATACGGTTCACAAGCGGCATTGTAAATTGTTGTTATACCTTCAGCTAAAACAGCTGCCATTACAATATTAGCAGTTCCTGTTACGGACGCCTCGTCTAACAACATGTAAGTCCCTTTTAATTTACCTTTAGATTCAACACCATAAAAATGTTCTTCTTTAACATATCTAAATTTCGCTCCTAAATTTATAAAACCTTCAAAGTGAGTATCTAAACGACGACGACCAATTTTATCTCCTCCTGGTTTAGGAATAAATCCTTTTCCAAAACGAGCTAACAACGGTCCCACAATCATTATTGAACCTCTTAATGACCCACCTTCTTTTTTAAAAGCATCGGTTTCTAAATAATCAACATTTACTTCATCAGCTTGAAAAGTATAATCTCCGGGTGCATTTTTTTTAATTTTTACACCTAAGTTTCCTAGTAATGCAATTAATTTATTAACATCAATAATATCTGGAATATTCGTAATTCTAACTTTTTCTGAAGTCAATAATACAGGGCATAAAACTTGTAACGCTTCATTTTTGGCACCTTGTGGCTGCACATCTCCTTTTAAGGGCTTTCCGCCTTCAATTTTGAATGTTCCCATTTAGTTATTGTTATTTTTTCTGTTATTATTTTTTTGATTTTGATTTTGATTATTTTTTGGCTTAAAATTTTTATTATTATTCGAATTATTTCTTTGCCCTTGATTTTGATTATTTTTTGAAAAAAACTGCGTTTTATTAGACTGTTTTTTATTTACTTTCATCAAATTTTGTGAGGTAGACAATTCTTCATCTGTTTTCAATAAATTTAATTGTCCATTAGATAACTCATATAAATGTTCAAAAATTACTTCATCGGTAACAGTTTCTTTATTCCAACTTAAGTAACTTTTTTTCATATGATTTGCAATCACAATAATTAAAGCATTTTTCAATTCGCTATCTTCCCATTTGCAAGCCACATCAATCATGTATTTGATGTTATTTCCATAAAAACGGTATTTAGGAAAATTTTGAGGGTAAGGTAAACGTTCCGGTTTTAGTGTAATCACGTCTCGTGTTGGAATTGGGTAAGGTGAATCAACATCGATTTTAAAATCGGACATAATGAACAACTGATCCCATAATTTATGCTGAAAATCAGGCACATCTCGTAAATGAGGATTTAAAGTACCTAATACTGAAATTATATATTTTGCTCCTTTATTTCTTCTTTCTCTATCTTCAATTTTTGTAACTTCATCAATTAACTTTTGAACATGTCTACCATATTCTGGTATAATTAAATGATTACGTTGCGAATTGTATTCTAAATGTTGAATAGATTCCTCTGATTGATACGTCATATTACAATGATATAATTCCTTCTATTGTTGATAATTCTTTATATTTTTCAATTACATGATCTGCATTATTCATTATCACTTGAATTGAAACACTTGTATATTTTCCTGTTTTTGATGTATGTGTTTCAATTACAGCACCTAAATTATCAAATGCATTTTCAACTTTTTCAATTTTCTCTTTATTTGTTGGAACAATAAATTTATACAAATAATTGGAAGGCCATTGTGTTGACTCTTCTAATTCACCTTTTAATCTAATATAAAATTCCTCCGTTTTTTTATCCATCATTTAAAAGTATATAAAACCACAAATATACAGTTATAAACCATTAATTAAAAATAATAAATAGGAAAGAAATTAGAAACGTTTAAATAATTTCAAAAAAATAGTATTTTTGGCCTTTTTAGTAGAAAAATGAATAAAAAAATTATATTATTAATTGGTGGACCAAGTTCTGGTAAGACCACCTTAATTAATCATCTTGAAGAAGAAGGTTATATTTGTTATCCAGAAATATCAAGGGAAGTTACGTTAAAAGCCAGAGAGCAAGGTATTGACCAACTTTTTTTAACCAATCCAATGCTTTTTAGTGAAATGCTTTTGGATGGAAGAATAGAGCAATTTGAAAATGCTTTAAAGGAAGAAAAAACGGTTTTCATTGATAGAGGAATCCCTGATGTGGTTGCTTATATGGATTTTATTGGTGATACATATCCAGAAAAATTCATTGAAGCTTGTAAAAAGTACAAATACGATAAAATATTCTTACTTCCTCCGTGGGAAGAAATTTATACTAGTGATAGTGAACGTTATGAAAGTTATGAACAAGCCATGCAAATTCACGACTTTTTAGTTGATACGTACACTAAATATGGTTATGATTTAATTGAAATACCTAAGGTTTCTGTTGAAAATAGATACCAATTTATCATTGATCATTTATAAACAAAGTAATGAATAGTGCGTTAGAAGTTTTAAAAAAACATTGGAATTACGATTCCTTCCGTGTTCCTCAAGATGCCATTATTCAAAGTGTTTTAGAAGGAAATGATACCTTTGCATTGCTTCCAACTGGTGGCGGAAAATCAATTTGCTTTCAAATTCCAGCCTTATTAAAACCTGGACTTTGTTTGGTAATTTCTCCTTTGGTTGCTTTAATGAAGGATCAGGTTGAAAATTTAAAAAATAGAGACATTAAAGCACTCGCTTTGGTTGGTGGTATTTCATTTGAAGAAACCAGTCAATTACTAGATAATTGTACATTTGGAGGTTATAAATTTTTATATGTTTCACCAGAACGTTTGCAACAAGATTGGATTTTAGAACGTATCAAACAATTAAACATCAATTTAGTTGCTATTGATGAAGCGCATTGTATTAGTCAATGGGGACATGACTTCCGTCCTGCTTATTTAAAAATCAGCAATTTAAAAGAACATTTTCATGTACCTTTTATTGCTCTAACTGCAACAGCTACTGAAAAAGTACAAGAAGATATTTGTTCACTATTACAATTTAAAAATACAAAAGTTTTTAAAAAATCGTTTAACCGATTCAATTTAGGTTATCATGTTATCTATACAGAGGATAAAATAACTAAATTAAAACAGATTTTTACAAAAAATCCTCAGCCTTCCATAGTTTATGTTCGCAACAGAAAAGCTTGTTTAGAAATTAGTAAACAATTAAATGAATTAGGTTTTTCTGCAACGTATTATCACGGCGGACTAAAAAGTAAAGAAAAAACACAAAATATGCAATTATGGATGGAAGAAAAAGCATTCATAATGGTTGCCACCAATGCCTTTGGAATGGGAATTGACAAGCCCAATGTAAAAACTGTAATTCATCTTCAAGTACCAGAAAATATTGAAAATTATTATCAAGAAGCTGGAAGAGCTGGTCGAAATGGTGAAAAAGCGTATGCTCTTTTATTAACTCACGAATTTGATATCAAAAAAACAAGAGAACAATTTATCACTTCTTTACCCGATAAATCTTTTTTAAATAAAGTTTATCATGCTTTAAATAATTATTTTCAAATTGCTTATGGCGAAGGTACTGGAACAATCTTTACTTTTAATCTACAAATATTTTGTCAAAAGTATAATTTCCCTGTTTCTAAAACTTTTAGCTGCATTCAGTTTTTAGACCGAGAAGGTATTTTAACATTTAATAATGAAACTAACGATAAAGCTCAAATTCAATTTTTAATTGAAAGCCGTGAAATAATTCGATACATTAGTTTAAATCCTAAAGACGAGCCAATTATAAATGCTATCCTAAGAACTTATCCTGGTATATTTGAACAACTAACCGCAATAAATACAATTTTAATAGCCAATAAATCAAATACAACTGAAGAAACTATAATTGTTCTTTTGCAAAAGTTACAACAACAAGACATTATTGAATTACACTTATTTTCAAACGACAGTAAAATTATATTTAACGAACCTCGAGAAGACGATTATACAATAAATAGAATTAGTAAACATTTAAACAATCAAAATCAATTAAAAATTGAAAAATTTGAAGCAATTCTTGCGTTTGTAAACGATAAAAAAACGTGTAAATCAGTTTTAATTTCGAACTATTTTGGTGAAGAAAACGAGACAGCATGCGGAATTTGTTCTACTTGTTTACAACAAAAACAAGATAATCTAAAAGATAGTACTTCAGTCATTACGAATTTACTTCAAAAAAGCGCAATGACTTCACAAGAATTACAACATAGTTCACAACTATCAAATGAAGCACTTATCTTTGCACTTCAAACACTATTGGAAAATGATATAATTTTCTTAAATCAAAATAAAAAATACCAAATTAAGTAATGGAAAAATTAAAAATTATATTCATGGGTACACCTGATTTTGCAGTAGGTATCCTTGATAGAATATATACTGCAGGATATGAAATTGCAGCTGTAATTACAGCACCAGACAAACCAGCAGGTAGAGGTCAAAAGGTATCAATTAGTGCGGTGAAAGCCTATGCATTAGAAAAACAATTACCTTTATTACAACCAACAAACTTAAAAAATGAAGATTTTTTAAACGAACTTGCATCTTATCATGCTAATTTACAAGTAGTTGTTGCTTTTAGAATGTTACCAGAAGCTGTTTGGAAAATGCCAAAATACGGAACATTTAATCTGCATGCTTCATTATTACCTCAATATAGAGGAGCTGCACCAATTAATTGGGCTATTATTAATGGAGAAAAAGAAACAGGCGTTACTACTTTTTTTATTGATGATAAAATTGATACTGGTGCCATGATTTTAAGTCGCTCTACTCCTATTGATGAAAAAGAAAATGCTGGAACTTTACATGATCGTTTAATGCAATTAGGCGGAGAAACTGTTTTAGAAACTTTAGCTTTAATTCAAAATGGTGAAGTAAAAACGGTTATTCAACCAGAAAATGACGATTTAAAAACGGCTTACAAATTAAATAAAGAAAACTGTAAGGTCAATTGGTCAAAATCGGGAAAAGAAATACATAATCAAATTAGAGGACTATCACCCTATCCGGCTGCTTGGACCTATATCAAAGATGGAGAAAACGAATGGAATGTAAAACTATATGATGTTGAATTTATTCAAGAACAACATACAGAAAAGATAAATAGTATTCATACCACCAAAAAAGAAATGAAAATTGCTTTAAAAGATGGATGGTTAAAAGTACACAGTTTACAATTTCCAGCCAAAAAAAGAATGTTGACTCATGAACTTTTAAACGGTATTCAATTCAGTTCGCAAGCCCATGTTTTATAGTAATTCCTACGAACTCACTAGGTTTTTCATCGGATTTATTAACATTTCATCGTATTTATCAACATTTTTTGTAAAAATACGTGTAAATACTTGCACAATTCAATGATAATTCTAAATTTGTAATAGAAAATTAAGTTTAACCCAA is a window of Flavobacterium indicum GPTSA100-9 = DSM 17447 DNA encoding:
- the murA gene encoding UDP-N-acetylglucosamine 1-carboxyvinyltransferase, whose product is MGTFKIEGGKPLKGDVQPQGAKNEALQVLCPVLLTSEKVRITNIPDIIDVNKLIALLGNLGVKIKKNAPGDYTFQADEVNVDYLETDAFKKEGGSLRGSIMIVGPLLARFGKGFIPKPGGDKIGRRRLDTHFEGFINLGAKFRYVKEEHFYGVESKGKLKGTYMLLDEASVTGTANIVMAAVLAEGITTIYNAACEPYLQQLCKMLNSMGAKITGIGSNLLTIEGVDSLGGCEHRILPDMIEIGSWIGLAAMTRSEITIKDVSWENLGQIPNVFRKLGITLEQKGDDIYIPAHKDGYEVKTDIDGSILTIADAPWPGFTPDLLSIVLVVATQAKGDVLIHQKMFESRLFFVDKLIDMGAKIMLCDPHRAVVMGHDFKSQLKATTMSSPDIRAGISLLIAALSAKGTSTIQNIEQIDRGYERIDERLRALGANIVRV
- a CDS encoding DUF4290 domain-containing protein, with translation MTYQSEESIQHLEYNSQRNHLIIPEYGRHVQKLIDEVTKIEDRERRNKGAKYIISVLGTLNPHLRDVPDFQHKLWDQLFIMSDFKIDVDSPYPIPTRDVITLKPERLPYPQNFPKYRFYGNNIKYMIDVACKWEDSELKNALIIVIANHMKKSYLSWNKETVTDEVIFEHLYELSNGQLNLLKTDEELSTSQNLMKVNKKQSNKTQFFSKNNQNQGQRNNSNNNKNFKPKNNQNQNQKNNNRKNNNN
- a CDS encoding DUF493 family protein, whose translation is MDKKTEEFYIRLKGELEESTQWPSNYLYKFIVPTNKEKIEKVENAFDNLGAVIETHTSKTGKYTSVSIQVIMNNADHVIEKYKELSTIEGIISL
- a CDS encoding AAA family ATPase, whose protein sequence is MNKKIILLIGGPSSGKTTLINHLEEEGYICYPEISREVTLKAREQGIDQLFLTNPMLFSEMLLDGRIEQFENALKEEKTVFIDRGIPDVVAYMDFIGDTYPEKFIEACKKYKYDKIFLLPPWEEIYTSDSERYESYEQAMQIHDFLVDTYTKYGYDLIEIPKVSVENRYQFIIDHL
- a CDS encoding RecQ family ATP-dependent DNA helicase gives rise to the protein MNSALEVLKKHWNYDSFRVPQDAIIQSVLEGNDTFALLPTGGGKSICFQIPALLKPGLCLVISPLVALMKDQVENLKNRDIKALALVGGISFEETSQLLDNCTFGGYKFLYVSPERLQQDWILERIKQLNINLVAIDEAHCISQWGHDFRPAYLKISNLKEHFHVPFIALTATATEKVQEDICSLLQFKNTKVFKKSFNRFNLGYHVIYTEDKITKLKQIFTKNPQPSIVYVRNRKACLEISKQLNELGFSATYYHGGLKSKEKTQNMQLWMEEKAFIMVATNAFGMGIDKPNVKTVIHLQVPENIENYYQEAGRAGRNGEKAYALLLTHEFDIKKTREQFITSLPDKSFLNKVYHALNNYFQIAYGEGTGTIFTFNLQIFCQKYNFPVSKTFSCIQFLDREGILTFNNETNDKAQIQFLIESREIIRYISLNPKDEPIINAILRTYPGIFEQLTAINTILIANKSNTTEETIIVLLQKLQQQDIIELHLFSNDSKIIFNEPREDDYTINRISKHLNNQNQLKIEKFEAILAFVNDKKTCKSVLISNYFGEENETACGICSTCLQQKQDNLKDSTSVITNLLQKSAMTSQELQHSSQLSNEALIFALQTLLENDIIFLNQNKKYQIK
- the fmt gene encoding methionyl-tRNA formyltransferase, translated to MEKLKIIFMGTPDFAVGILDRIYTAGYEIAAVITAPDKPAGRGQKVSISAVKAYALEKQLPLLQPTNLKNEDFLNELASYHANLQVVVAFRMLPEAVWKMPKYGTFNLHASLLPQYRGAAPINWAIINGEKETGVTTFFIDDKIDTGAMILSRSTPIDEKENAGTLHDRLMQLGGETVLETLALIQNGEVKTVIQPENDDLKTAYKLNKENCKVNWSKSGKEIHNQIRGLSPYPAAWTYIKDGENEWNVKLYDVEFIQEQHTEKINSIHTTKKEMKIALKDGWLKVHSLQFPAKKRMLTHELLNGIQFSSQAHVL